A single Xylanimonas cellulosilytica DSM 15894 DNA region contains:
- a CDS encoding polyprenyl synthetase family protein: MPAVVDLENLRADVDAAVARHLEALEAQVAALGRPATALTAQAAALLGGGKRLRAAFAYWSFRAHGGADAGPEREAVVRTGAALELFQAAALLHDDVMDASDTRRGQPTAHRAFEARHATAGWAGEPVRFGESAAILLGDLCLVATQREIAEALAPLPRERAEAVRAAFDTMQSEVIVGQYLDVLVQAEPWGLDPHADEERARAVIRAKTTSYSVRQPLVVGALIAGATPAQVAAVAAVGLPLGEAFQLRDDVLGVFGDPEVTGKPAGDDLREGKRTVLAARTMAAGDAAQRALLAERLGDAHLTDDDVAALREAVVASGALAGVEALIAELADDAISRLEAADLAAPGKDVLLELAHAAVDRAF, encoded by the coding sequence ATGCCTGCCGTCGTCGATCTCGAGAACCTCCGCGCCGACGTCGACGCCGCCGTCGCGCGGCATCTCGAGGCACTGGAGGCCCAGGTCGCGGCACTCGGCCGTCCGGCGACCGCGCTGACCGCTCAGGCGGCGGCCCTGCTGGGCGGTGGCAAGCGGCTGCGTGCCGCGTTCGCGTACTGGTCGTTCCGGGCGCACGGTGGTGCCGACGCGGGCCCGGAACGCGAGGCCGTGGTCCGCACGGGCGCCGCGCTGGAGCTGTTCCAGGCCGCGGCCCTGCTGCACGACGACGTCATGGACGCCTCCGACACCCGGCGCGGCCAGCCCACCGCGCATCGTGCCTTCGAGGCCCGCCACGCGACGGCCGGCTGGGCGGGCGAACCCGTCCGGTTCGGCGAGTCCGCGGCGATCCTGCTCGGGGACCTGTGCCTGGTCGCCACGCAGCGGGAGATCGCCGAGGCCCTCGCTCCCCTGCCCCGCGAGCGCGCCGAGGCGGTCCGGGCCGCGTTCGACACCATGCAGAGCGAGGTCATCGTCGGGCAGTACCTCGACGTGCTCGTCCAGGCGGAACCGTGGGGGCTCGACCCGCACGCCGACGAGGAGCGCGCCCGGGCGGTGATCCGCGCGAAGACCACCAGCTACTCGGTGCGGCAGCCGCTCGTCGTCGGCGCGCTGATCGCGGGCGCGACGCCCGCCCAGGTCGCGGCGGTCGCCGCCGTCGGGCTCCCGCTCGGGGAGGCGTTCCAGCTGCGCGACGACGTCCTCGGCGTCTTCGGCGACCCGGAGGTCACCGGCAAGCCCGCCGGGGACGACCTGCGCGAGGGCAAGCGCACCGTGCTCGCCGCGCGCACGATGGCGGCGGGCGACGCCGCCCAGCGTGCGCTGCTGGCCGAGCGCCTCGGCGACGCGCACCTGACCGACGACGACGTCGCCGCGCTGCGCGAGGCCGTCGTCGCGTCGGGCGCGCTGGCCGGCGTCGAGGCCCTCATCGCCGAGCTGGCCGACGACGCGATCTCCCGGCTGGAGGCTGCCGACCTTGCGGCGCCCGGCAAGGACGTGCTGCTCGAGCTCGCCCACGCGGCCGTCGACCGCGCGTTCTGA
- a CDS encoding Rv2175c family DNA-binding protein gives MSTDLDALVPRWLTLPDLAERLGVEVSRVRGLVRDRALVGVKRGERTTFQVPEAFLVPADDGGEHVLPTLRGTVVVLGDQGFTDDEILAWLFTPEDALGVAPIEALRAGRRAEVRRVAQTLGF, from the coding sequence GTGAGCACCGACCTTGACGCCCTCGTCCCTCGCTGGCTGACCCTGCCCGACCTCGCCGAGCGGCTCGGCGTCGAGGTGTCGCGGGTGCGTGGCCTGGTGCGCGACCGTGCCCTCGTCGGGGTCAAGCGCGGCGAGCGCACCACGTTCCAGGTGCCGGAGGCGTTCCTCGTCCCTGCCGACGACGGCGGAGAGCACGTGCTGCCGACGCTGCGCGGCACCGTGGTGGTGCTCGGCGACCAGGGCTTCACGGACGATGAGATCCTCGCGTGGCTGTTCACGCCCGAGGATGCCCTGGGGGTCGCGCCGATCGAGGCGCTGCGCGCGGGGCGCCGTGCGGAGGTGCGCCGGGTGGCGCAGACGCTGGGCTTCTGA
- the pknB gene encoding Stk1 family PASTA domain-containing Ser/Thr kinase, with protein MAQVTTDPLLGRLVDGRYEITARIARGGMATVYLALDRRLDRQVALKVMHPHLADGVEGAAFVSRFRREARAAARLAHPGVVAVYDQGFDGETSYLTMEYVPGSNLRRLLRSEGTVPLGRTLDILDQVLGALAAAHRKGLVHRDVKPENVLITAYEGGAGDDADGRVKVADFGLARAVTEVTSTTTGTILGTVAYLAPEVIATGACDARTDVYAVGVLAFEMLTGTLPHDGTTPIQVAFQQVHDDIASPATLVPWLPEPVAELVTRFVSRDPARRPVDGGEALDALRAARLAIRSTDPEALGRRADPPAGFAPAPRPGPSADPSDDDDADSPTSGDSLDADQLDAIPVAATVSPATPPEGIDAWFPPEGSDLATERVVEQPTTRVDASDPPAPAAPDAPRRRRWPRVLAWVLTLTVLLGGGGYGAWWWFEDGPGAWTTVPAGLENATLDEAAEILAAHGLEADSTEAHDDAVPEGAVVSVSPGEGGDVRKDGTVELVVSLGVRMVTVPEGLVGAQQSDAEAALTAAELTVGRATQEWSDTVPQGEVMAASHDANESVPHSTAVTLTVSGGPAPVTVTQQVGRDRADAQAALEDLGFAVELTEDEASETVPAGRVIRQSPESGTRAHRLDTVTLTVSSGPPIIEVPNVVGLRTGAATDALTEAGFEVETVKYLGGILDTVRFQDPEGTAPKGSPVRITVW; from the coding sequence GTGGCACAGGTGACGACCGACCCGTTGCTCGGCCGCCTTGTGGACGGGCGGTACGAGATCACCGCGCGCATCGCGCGTGGCGGGATGGCGACGGTCTACCTCGCCCTCGACCGCCGGCTCGACCGCCAGGTCGCGCTCAAGGTCATGCACCCCCACCTGGCCGACGGCGTCGAGGGCGCCGCCTTCGTCTCCCGCTTCCGCCGCGAGGCGCGGGCCGCCGCCCGCCTCGCCCACCCGGGCGTCGTCGCCGTCTACGACCAGGGCTTCGACGGCGAGACCAGCTACCTGACCATGGAGTACGTCCCCGGCAGCAACCTGCGGCGCCTGCTGCGGTCCGAGGGCACCGTGCCGCTCGGACGCACGCTCGACATCCTGGACCAGGTGCTCGGGGCGCTCGCCGCCGCCCACCGCAAGGGTCTCGTGCACCGAGACGTCAAGCCCGAGAACGTGCTGATCACCGCGTACGAGGGTGGTGCCGGCGACGACGCGGACGGCCGGGTCAAGGTGGCCGACTTCGGCCTGGCCCGCGCGGTCACCGAGGTCACGAGCACCACGACCGGCACGATCCTCGGCACCGTCGCCTACCTCGCCCCCGAGGTCATCGCCACCGGCGCCTGCGACGCCCGCACCGACGTCTACGCCGTCGGCGTCCTCGCCTTCGAGATGCTCACGGGCACCCTCCCGCACGACGGCACGACGCCGATCCAGGTCGCGTTCCAGCAGGTGCACGACGACATCGCGTCGCCCGCGACGCTCGTGCCGTGGCTGCCCGAACCGGTCGCCGAGCTCGTCACCCGGTTCGTGTCCCGCGACCCCGCACGGCGCCCCGTCGATGGCGGCGAGGCGCTCGACGCGCTGCGCGCCGCGCGCCTGGCGATCCGCTCCACCGACCCCGAGGCGCTCGGGCGCCGCGCCGACCCGCCGGCCGGCTTCGCGCCCGCCCCGCGCCCCGGCCCGTCCGCTGACCCGTCCGACGACGACGACGCGGACTCCCCCACGTCCGGCGACTCCCTCGACGCCGACCAGCTCGACGCCATCCCCGTCGCCGCCACCGTCTCCCCCGCGACCCCGCCCGAGGGGATCGACGCGTGGTTCCCGCCGGAGGGCTCCGACCTGGCGACCGAGCGCGTCGTCGAGCAGCCCACCACCCGCGTCGACGCCTCCGACCCTCCGGCGCCGGCCGCCCCCGACGCCCCCCGACGACGGCGCTGGCCGCGCGTGCTCGCCTGGGTCCTCACGCTCACCGTGCTCCTGGGCGGGGGCGGTTACGGCGCCTGGTGGTGGTTCGAGGACGGCCCCGGCGCCTGGACCACCGTCCCGGCCGGGCTGGAGAACGCCACCCTCGACGAGGCCGCCGAGATCCTCGCCGCCCACGGCCTGGAGGCGGACAGCACGGAGGCGCACGACGACGCGGTACCCGAGGGTGCCGTCGTCTCGGTGAGCCCGGGCGAGGGTGGCGACGTGCGCAAGGACGGCACCGTCGAGCTCGTGGTCTCCCTCGGGGTCCGCATGGTCACCGTCCCCGAGGGCCTGGTCGGAGCCCAGCAGTCCGACGCCGAGGCGGCGCTCACGGCGGCCGAGCTCACGGTCGGCCGGGCGACGCAGGAGTGGTCCGACACCGTCCCGCAGGGCGAGGTCATGGCCGCGTCGCACGACGCGAACGAGTCGGTGCCGCACTCCACGGCCGTGACACTCACCGTCTCGGGGGGTCCGGCGCCCGTCACCGTCACCCAGCAGGTGGGGCGTGACCGCGCGGACGCGCAGGCCGCGCTCGAGGACCTGGGGTTCGCCGTCGAGCTCACCGAGGACGAGGCGTCCGAGACGGTGCCGGCCGGACGCGTGATCCGCCAGTCCCCCGAGAGCGGCACGCGCGCCCACCGGCTCGACACCGTGACCCTGACGGTGTCGTCGGGCCCGCCGATCATCGAGGTGCCGAACGTCGTCGGGCTGCGGACCGGTGCCGCGACCGACGCCCTGACCGAGGCCGGCTTCGAGGTCGAGACGGTCAAGTACCTGGGCGGCATCCTCGACACCGTCCGCTTCCAGGACCCCGAGGGCACGGCTCCGAAGGGGTCACCCGTCCGGATCACCGTCTGGTGA
- a CDS encoding class II 3-deoxy-7-phosphoheptulonate synthase, with protein MSTAVDSPSGALAQDLDGFRALVALQQPTWPDAAALAATTARLGQAAPLVLPAEADGLRAKLAAASRGEAFVLQGGDCAEIFAEANATRIRNKIRTILQMAVILTHGASMPVVKIGRLAGQYAKPRSSDDETRDGVTLPAYRGDMINGFEFTPEARTPDPARLEQAYRISAATANVVRAFTQGGYADLRQVHEWNRGFMRNPTYARYERTAAEIDRAIRFMEACGADFEALRSVDLYLSHEALVLDYERALTRVDARTGHAYDTSAHFLWIGERTRQLGGAHIEFLSRVANPIGVKLGPTTSPDDALALAARLNPENAPGRLTFVARMGAGKVRDVLPGLVEKVTAAGVAVTWMTDPMHGNTITSGTGYKTRRFVDVLDEVQGFFEVHRAAGTVPGGLHMELTGDDVTEVLGGAGQIDEAGLARRYETLVDPRLNHQQSLETAFLVAEMLQAR; from the coding sequence ATGAGTACCGCAGTCGACTCGCCGTCCGGCGCCCTGGCACAGGACCTGGACGGCTTCCGCGCGCTGGTCGCGCTGCAGCAGCCCACGTGGCCCGACGCCGCGGCGCTCGCGGCGACGACGGCCCGGCTCGGCCAGGCGGCACCCCTGGTGCTCCCGGCCGAGGCGGACGGCCTGCGCGCCAAGCTCGCCGCCGCGAGCCGTGGCGAGGCGTTCGTGCTCCAGGGCGGTGACTGCGCGGAGATCTTCGCGGAGGCGAACGCGACCCGCATCCGCAACAAGATCCGCACCATCTTGCAGATGGCCGTGATCCTCACCCACGGCGCCTCGATGCCCGTGGTGAAGATCGGTCGCCTGGCCGGCCAGTACGCCAAGCCGCGCTCGTCCGACGACGAGACCCGCGACGGCGTGACCCTGCCCGCCTACCGCGGCGACATGATCAACGGCTTCGAGTTCACACCCGAGGCCCGCACACCGGACCCGGCCCGCCTGGAGCAGGCGTACCGGATCTCGGCCGCCACGGCCAACGTGGTCCGTGCCTTCACGCAGGGCGGCTACGCCGACCTGCGGCAGGTCCACGAGTGGAACCGCGGCTTCATGCGCAACCCCACGTATGCGCGCTACGAGCGCACCGCCGCCGAGATCGACCGCGCCATCCGGTTCATGGAGGCGTGCGGCGCGGACTTCGAGGCCCTGCGCAGCGTCGACCTGTACCTGTCGCACGAGGCGCTCGTGCTCGACTACGAACGCGCCCTCACCCGCGTCGACGCCCGCACCGGGCACGCCTACGACACCAGCGCGCACTTCCTGTGGATCGGGGAGCGCACCCGCCAGCTCGGGGGAGCGCACATCGAGTTCCTGTCCCGTGTCGCCAACCCGATCGGCGTCAAGCTCGGCCCGACGACGTCACCCGACGACGCGTTGGCGCTCGCGGCGAGGCTCAACCCGGAGAACGCGCCCGGCCGCCTGACGTTCGTGGCCCGGATGGGCGCCGGGAAGGTGCGCGACGTGCTGCCCGGCCTGGTCGAGAAGGTCACGGCCGCCGGTGTGGCGGTCACCTGGATGACCGATCCCATGCACGGCAACACCATCACGTCCGGCACCGGCTACAAGACCCGGCGCTTCGTCGACGTGCTCGACGAGGTGCAGGGCTTCTTCGAGGTGCACCGTGCGGCGGGGACCGTCCCGGGCGGGTTGCACATGGAGCTCACGGGCGACGACGTCACCGAGGTGCTGGGCGGGGCGGGGCAGATCGACGAGGCCGGCCTGGCCCGGCGGTACGAGACGCTGGTGGACCCGCGCCTCAACCACCAGCAGTCGCTGGAGACGGCGTTCCTCGTCGCGGAGATGCTGCAGGCGCGCTGA
- a CDS encoding pyrophosphate--fructose-6-phosphate 1-phosphotransferase — translation MAVRRVALLTAGGFAPCLSSAVGGLIERYNELDPSIEIIAYQHGYHGLLTGNKIVIDEAGRKQAGILHRFGGSPIGNSRVKLTNVADAVKRGLVKEGENPLTVAAEQLKADGVDVLHTIGGDDTNTTAADLAAYLHDNGYELTVVGLPKTIDNDVVPIRQSLGAWTSAEQTALFGENVIGEHRSGPRMLIVHEVMGRHCGWLTAASAAEYRKRLDAKEYAPALGLTRERWDIHAVFLPELAIDIDAEAARLKAVMDEQGNVNIWLSEGAGMHEIVEQLEAAGTPPARDPFGHVRLDEINPGQWFAKQFAEKLGAEKVMVQKSGYFSRAAAANAEDLRLIKSMTDLAVECALRGEAGVIGHDEEDGDKLKAIAFPRIAGGKAFDVNQEWFTDLLGEIGQPFKPAAPAAH, via the coding sequence ATGGCTGTTCGTCGCGTGGCCCTTCTGACGGCCGGCGGCTTCGCCCCGTGCCTCTCGTCCGCCGTCGGCGGGCTCATCGAGCGGTACAACGAGCTCGACCCGTCGATCGAGATCATCGCCTACCAGCACGGCTACCACGGCCTGCTGACCGGCAACAAGATCGTCATCGACGAGGCGGGCCGCAAGCAGGCCGGCATCCTCCACCGCTTCGGCGGCTCGCCGATCGGCAACTCGCGCGTCAAGCTCACCAACGTGGCCGACGCCGTCAAGCGCGGCCTGGTCAAGGAGGGCGAGAACCCGCTGACCGTCGCCGCGGAGCAGCTCAAGGCCGACGGCGTCGACGTCCTGCACACCATCGGTGGCGACGACACCAACACCACCGCCGCCGACCTGGCCGCCTACCTGCACGACAACGGCTACGAGCTCACCGTCGTCGGCCTGCCCAAGACCATCGACAACGACGTGGTGCCGATCCGCCAGTCGCTCGGTGCGTGGACGTCGGCCGAGCAGACCGCCCTCTTCGGCGAGAACGTCATCGGCGAGCACCGCTCGGGCCCGCGCATGCTCATCGTGCACGAGGTCATGGGCCGCCACTGCGGCTGGCTGACCGCCGCCTCGGCCGCCGAGTACCGCAAGCGTCTCGACGCCAAGGAGTACGCCCCCGCACTCGGCCTGACCCGCGAGCGCTGGGACATCCACGCCGTGTTCCTGCCCGAGCTCGCGATCGACATCGACGCCGAGGCCGCGCGCCTCAAGGCGGTCATGGACGAGCAGGGCAACGTCAACATCTGGCTCTCCGAGGGCGCCGGCATGCACGAGATCGTCGAGCAGCTCGAGGCCGCCGGCACCCCGCCGGCCCGCGACCCGTTCGGTCACGTGCGCCTCGACGAGATCAACCCCGGCCAGTGGTTCGCCAAGCAGTTCGCCGAGAAGCTCGGCGCCGAGAAGGTCATGGTCCAGAAGTCGGGCTACTTCTCGCGTGCCGCGGCCGCGAACGCCGAGGACCTGCGCCTCATCAAGTCGATGACCGACCTGGCCGTCGAGTGCGCCCTGCGCGGCGAGGCCGGCGTCATCGGCCACGACGAGGAGGACGGCGACAAGCTCAAGGCGATCGCGTTCCCGCGCATCGCCGGCGGCAAGGCGTTCGACGTGAACCAGGAGTGGTTCACCGACCTGCTCGGCGAGATCGGCCAGCCGTTCAAGCCGGCCGCACCCGCCGCGCACTGA
- a CDS encoding lysophospholipid acyltransferase family protein, translating into MFYWLMRHVLAGPLLKGYFRPWTKGVEHVPAGGGAILASNHLAVIDSFVLPLVLERQVKFLGKSDYFTGRGMKGRLVAGFMRGVGTIPVDRAGGKASEAALNTGLRVLEQGGLFGIYPEGTRSPDGRLYRGKTGVARLALESGAPVIPVAMVDTDKAQQVGQVIPKPIPIGVVIGEPLDFSRYKGMENDRFVLRAVTDEIVYAILRLSDQEYVDIYAATAKARIAAEKAAGKRGSDDAEAAPQQPDDVQPGA; encoded by the coding sequence TTGTTCTACTGGCTCATGAGGCACGTCCTGGCCGGGCCGCTGCTCAAGGGGTACTTCCGCCCGTGGACCAAGGGCGTGGAGCACGTGCCGGCCGGGGGCGGGGCGATCCTCGCCTCCAACCACCTCGCGGTGATCGACTCGTTCGTGCTGCCGCTGGTGCTCGAGCGGCAGGTGAAGTTCCTGGGCAAGTCGGACTACTTCACGGGCCGGGGCATGAAGGGGCGGCTCGTGGCGGGCTTCATGCGCGGCGTCGGCACGATCCCCGTCGACCGTGCGGGCGGCAAGGCCAGCGAGGCCGCCCTCAACACGGGCCTGCGCGTGCTGGAGCAGGGCGGGCTGTTCGGCATCTACCCCGAGGGCACGCGCAGCCCTGACGGGCGCCTGTACCGCGGCAAGACGGGCGTGGCGCGCCTCGCGCTGGAGTCGGGCGCACCTGTGATCCCCGTCGCGATGGTCGACACCGACAAGGCGCAGCAGGTGGGCCAGGTGATCCCCAAGCCGATCCCCATCGGCGTCGTCATCGGCGAACCGCTGGACTTCTCGCGCTACAAGGGCATGGAGAACGACCGGTTCGTGCTGCGTGCCGTCACGGACGAGATCGTCTACGCCATCCTGCGACTGTCGGACCAGGAGTACGTCGACATCTACGCGGCCACGGCCAAGGCTCGCATCGCCGCCGAGAAGGCGGCCGGGAAGCGTGGGTCCGACGACGCGGAGGCCGCACCGCAGCAGCCCGACGACGTCCAGCCCGGCGCCTGA
- a CDS encoding ROK family glucokinase, whose translation MHAIGVDIGGTKIAIGVVDTDGRILAQVRVETNPDDVGSIDRAIADACNALAKEHEVGAIGVAAAGFVSSDRTTMAFAPNIAWRDYPLGTRIAALVDLDVPVVVENDANAAGWAEFRFGAGRDAADMLMLTIGTGLGGAVVVDGNLVRGRWGVAAEVGHMRVVPGGHYCGCGHEGCWEQYASGSALVRDAKAAVVALPHKAGRLLELAGGDRKKLKGPHVTQAAQEGDELAVALVAKLGRWIGEGAASVAALLDPELIVVGGGVAAAGDLLLLPAREGFESQLSALGHRPVARIELAEQGNEAGIVGAADLARR comes from the coding sequence ATGCACGCGATCGGCGTCGACATCGGTGGTACGAAGATCGCCATCGGCGTCGTGGACACCGACGGGCGGATCCTCGCCCAGGTCCGGGTCGAGACCAACCCCGACGACGTCGGGAGCATCGACCGCGCGATCGCCGACGCCTGCAACGCGCTGGCGAAGGAGCACGAGGTGGGCGCGATCGGCGTCGCCGCCGCCGGGTTCGTGAGCTCCGACCGCACCACCATGGCGTTCGCCCCGAACATCGCGTGGCGGGACTACCCGCTGGGCACCCGGATCGCCGCGCTCGTTGACCTCGACGTACCGGTCGTCGTCGAGAACGACGCCAACGCGGCCGGCTGGGCCGAGTTCCGGTTCGGCGCGGGCCGGGACGCGGCCGACATGCTCATGCTGACCATCGGCACCGGGCTGGGCGGCGCCGTCGTCGTCGACGGCAACCTGGTGCGCGGGCGCTGGGGCGTCGCGGCCGAGGTCGGCCACATGCGCGTGGTGCCCGGCGGGCACTACTGCGGGTGCGGTCACGAGGGCTGCTGGGAGCAGTACGCCTCCGGCAGCGCGCTGGTGCGTGACGCCAAGGCAGCCGTCGTCGCGCTGCCGCACAAGGCCGGGCGGCTGCTGGAGCTCGCCGGCGGCGACCGCAAGAAGCTCAAGGGCCCGCACGTCACCCAGGCCGCCCAGGAAGGCGACGAGCTCGCGGTCGCGCTGGTCGCCAAGCTCGGGCGCTGGATCGGCGAGGGCGCCGCGTCCGTCGCCGCGCTGCTCGACCCGGAGCTGATCGTCGTCGGCGGCGGGGTCGCCGCGGCGGGCGACCTGCTGCTCCTGCCGGCACGGGAGGGGTTCGAGTCCCAGCTCTCCGCGCTCGGTCACCGGCCCGTCGCGCGCATCGAGCTCGCCGAGCAGGGCAACGAGGCCGGGATCGTCGGCGCGGCGGACCTCGCCCGCCGCTGA
- a CDS encoding AMP-dependent synthetase/ligase: MDESTIPLRVELPLATNLNTVIADRLRSGPDDVFAEVPRDGAWLPVTVREFDAAVVAAAKGLVALGVGPGDSVGIMSRTRYEWTLLDFAAWAAGAVPVPIYETSSAEQVQWILSDAAVTVLVVESAENAATVAEVRDQVPACREVLVIDDDAVGRLTAAGADVPDAEIERRRSLATLDDIATIIYTSGTTGRPKGAELTHRNFVSLTTNTVPEVPEVFAAPGGRTLLFLPLAHVFARFVEVLAIRSGTVLAHSPDIRTLVDDLGAFRPTYILAVPRVFEKVYNSAEQTAAAGGKLKIFRWAAATAIRWSRALDTAKGPSAWLSVQHKVADALVYGKLRAKLGGQTRYAVSGGGPLGERLGHFYRGIGLTVLEGYGLTETTAPTCVNRPAALRIGTVGLQLPGCGVRIAPDGEILLKGHHVFRGYHNNPQATAEAFDGEWFRTGDLGSLDDEGFLRITGRKKEIIVTAAGKNVAPAVLEDRLRAHALVSQCVVVGDNRPFIGALVTLDPEGLPGWLSMHGKEPMSIDEARTDPDVLAALDEAVTRANKAVSRAESIRKFTVLDKDFTVENGYLTPSLKFKRAQVLRDFAPQIETLYAPSQDRESLHV, from the coding sequence ATGGACGAGAGCACGATCCCGCTGCGAGTAGAGCTGCCGCTCGCGACGAACCTCAACACCGTCATCGCCGACCGCCTGCGCAGCGGTCCCGACGACGTCTTCGCCGAGGTCCCGCGCGACGGCGCCTGGCTGCCGGTCACGGTGCGGGAGTTCGACGCCGCCGTCGTCGCCGCCGCCAAAGGGCTGGTCGCGCTCGGCGTCGGCCCGGGCGACAGCGTCGGCATCATGTCCCGCACCCGCTACGAGTGGACCCTCCTCGACTTCGCGGCCTGGGCCGCGGGGGCCGTACCGGTCCCGATCTACGAGACGTCGAGCGCCGAGCAGGTGCAGTGGATCCTGTCCGACGCCGCCGTCACGGTGCTGGTCGTCGAGTCGGCGGAGAACGCCGCCACGGTGGCGGAGGTCCGCGACCAGGTGCCCGCCTGCCGCGAGGTGCTCGTCATCGACGACGACGCCGTCGGCCGGCTGACCGCCGCGGGCGCCGACGTGCCCGACGCGGAGATCGAACGGCGGCGGTCGCTGGCCACGCTCGACGACATCGCCACGATCATCTACACCTCGGGCACCACCGGCCGCCCCAAGGGCGCCGAGCTGACCCACCGCAACTTCGTGTCGCTGACGACCAACACGGTGCCCGAGGTGCCGGAGGTGTTCGCCGCCCCCGGAGGCCGCACGCTGCTGTTCCTGCCGCTCGCGCACGTGTTCGCCCGGTTCGTCGAGGTGCTGGCGATCCGCAGCGGCACGGTGCTGGCACACTCCCCCGACATCCGGACGCTGGTCGACGACCTCGGCGCGTTCCGGCCCACGTACATCCTCGCGGTGCCCCGCGTGTTCGAGAAGGTGTACAACTCCGCCGAGCAGACCGCTGCCGCCGGCGGCAAGCTCAAGATCTTCCGCTGGGCGGCCGCCACGGCCATCCGCTGGTCGCGGGCCCTGGACACCGCGAAGGGACCGTCCGCCTGGCTCTCGGTCCAGCACAAGGTGGCGGACGCGCTCGTGTACGGCAAGCTGCGCGCCAAGCTCGGCGGGCAGACACGATACGCAGTCTCGGGCGGCGGCCCGCTCGGCGAGCGGCTGGGCCACTTCTACCGCGGCATCGGCCTGACGGTCCTCGAGGGGTACGGCCTGACGGAGACGACGGCGCCCACGTGCGTCAACCGTCCCGCCGCGCTGCGCATCGGCACGGTCGGCCTGCAGCTTCCGGGCTGCGGGGTCCGGATCGCTCCGGACGGCGAGATCCTCCTCAAGGGCCACCACGTCTTCCGTGGCTACCACAACAACCCGCAGGCCACCGCGGAGGCGTTCGACGGCGAGTGGTTCCGCACCGGCGACCTCGGGTCGCTCGACGACGAGGGCTTCCTGCGCATCACGGGCCGCAAGAAGGAGATCATCGTGACGGCCGCGGGCAAGAACGTCGCCCCCGCGGTGCTGGAGGACCGCCTGCGCGCCCACGCCCTGGTGAGCCAGTGCGTCGTCGTCGGAGACAACCGGCCCTTCATCGGCGCACTCGTCACCCTCGACCCCGAGGGCCTGCCGGGCTGGCTGTCCATGCACGGCAAGGAGCCGATGTCGATCGACGAGGCCCGCACCGACCCGGACGTGCTCGCCGCGCTCGACGAGGCCGTCACGCGGGCCAACAAGGCCGTCTCGCGCGCCGAGTCGATCCGCAAGTTCACCGTGCTGGACAAGGACTTCACGGTCGAGAACGGGTACCTGACCCCGTCGCTGAAGTTCAAGCGCGCCCAGGTGCTGCGCGACTTCGCGCCCCAGATCGAGACCCTCTACGCCCCGTCGCAGGACCGCGAGTCGCTGCACGTCTGA